In Pseudomonas sp. MTM4, one genomic interval encodes:
- a CDS encoding NAD(P)-dependent alcohol dehydrogenase — protein sequence MSNAIGYAALDPSTPLAPHSFSRRAVGPNDVQIDILYCGVCHSDLHTARNEWNNTLYPSVPGHEIIGRVAAVGSAVSHFKAGDLAGVGCLVDSCRSCSSCAEGLEQYCENGFTGTYNGSAFGGSENTLGGYSDVIVVDEKFVLRISHTDNLAAVAPLLCAGITTYSPLRQWKVGPGQKVGVVGLGGLGHMAVKIANAMGAKVVLFTTSPDKREDALRLGASEVVVSKNKDEMAAHLNSFDFILNTVAAPHNLDAFMALLKRDATMTLVGAPASPHPSPNVFGLIFKRRRLAGSLIGGIAETQEMLDFCAEHSIVSDIEMIRMQDINEAYERMLKSDVKYRFVIDMASLKSA from the coding sequence ATGAGCAACGCCATCGGTTACGCCGCCCTTGACCCGAGCACACCGCTCGCCCCTCATTCGTTTTCGCGCCGCGCTGTCGGGCCGAACGACGTACAGATCGACATCCTTTACTGCGGTGTCTGCCACTCCGACCTGCACACCGCGCGCAACGAATGGAACAACACCCTTTATCCATCCGTGCCAGGCCACGAGATCATTGGCCGCGTTGCCGCGGTCGGCTCGGCCGTATCGCATTTCAAAGCCGGTGATCTGGCCGGCGTCGGCTGCCTGGTCGACAGCTGCCGTAGCTGCTCGTCCTGCGCCGAAGGGCTGGAGCAGTACTGCGAGAACGGTTTCACCGGCACCTACAACGGGTCGGCGTTCGGCGGCAGCGAGAACACTCTCGGTGGTTATTCGGACGTCATCGTGGTGGACGAAAAATTCGTATTGCGCATTAGCCACACCGATAATCTTGCCGCCGTCGCGCCGCTGTTGTGTGCCGGCATCACCACCTATTCACCGCTACGCCAGTGGAAAGTCGGCCCGGGGCAGAAGGTCGGCGTGGTCGGCCTCGGCGGCCTTGGCCACATGGCGGTGAAAATCGCTAACGCCATGGGCGCAAAGGTCGTGCTGTTCACCACATCGCCGGACAAGCGGGAAGACGCCCTGCGCCTGGGTGCCTCGGAAGTCGTGGTATCGAAAAACAAGGACGAGATGGCTGCGCATCTGAACAGCTTCGACTTCATCCTCAACACCGTGGCCGCACCGCACAACCTCGATGCCTTCATGGCGCTGCTCAAGCGCGATGCCACCATGACCCTGGTGGGTGCACCGGCTTCTCCCCACCCGTCGCCAAACGTCTTCGGGCTGATCTTCAAGCGCCGCCGACTGGCCGGCTCGTTGATCGGCGGTATCGCCGAGACTCAGGAGATGCTGGATTTCTGCGCAGAGCACAGCATCGTTTCGGATATCGAGATGATCCGCATGCAGGACATCAACGAAGCCTACGAGCGCATGCTCAAGAGCGATGTGAAATACCGCTTTGTCATCGACATGGCCTCGCTCAAGTCCGCCTGA
- the leuA gene encoding 2-isopropylmalate synthase has protein sequence MTMLKDPSKKYRAFAPIDIPDRTWPSKTITQAPIWLSSDLRDGNQSLIEPMDAAKKMRFFKTLVAVGVKEIEVGFPSASQTDFDFVRELIEGGHIPNDVTIQVLTQAREDLITRTFESLKGAKQAIVHYYNATAPSFRRIVFNQDKAGVVNIAVSAAQVIKRLAAAVPETNWRFEYSPEVFSSTETDFAIEVCNAVIEVFQPTPAQKLILNLPATIEAATPNIYADQIEYFGRRIAKRDSVLISLHTHNDRGTGVAATELGLMAGADRVEGCLFGNGERTGNVDLVTVALNMYTQGVDPQLDFSDIDAVRKVVEECNQLPVHPRHPYVGDLVHTAFSGSHQDAIRKGFAVQKADELWEVPYLPIDPADIGRSYEAVIRVNSQSGKGGITYLLEQEYGISLPRRMQIEFSQVVQKETDRLGLEMSAAQIYALLEAEYLQAVTPYALKGHRLQEENGTSALEVEVINEGATLNLRGIGKGPLEALVAALPVKLEIMDYHEHAIGAGSNAKAAAYIEVRLDGERPLHGIGIDENITTASIRALFSALNRAVREAEAKAA, from the coding sequence ATGACCATGCTCAAAGATCCGTCGAAAAAATATCGCGCCTTCGCCCCTATTGATATCCCTGATCGCACCTGGCCGTCGAAGACCATCACCCAGGCGCCGATCTGGCTCAGCTCCGACTTGCGCGACGGCAATCAGTCACTGATCGAGCCGATGGATGCGGCGAAGAAGATGCGTTTTTTCAAGACGCTGGTCGCCGTGGGGGTCAAGGAAATCGAGGTGGGCTTCCCCTCCGCCTCGCAAACCGATTTTGATTTTGTGCGTGAACTGATCGAAGGCGGCCACATTCCCAATGACGTGACCATTCAGGTGCTGACCCAGGCACGCGAAGACCTGATCACCCGCACCTTCGAATCGCTCAAGGGCGCCAAGCAGGCCATCGTCCACTACTACAACGCCACCGCACCGAGCTTCCGCCGCATCGTCTTCAATCAGGACAAGGCCGGCGTGGTGAACATCGCGGTCAGTGCGGCGCAAGTCATCAAGCGCCTGGCCGCCGCGGTGCCAGAGACCAACTGGCGCTTCGAGTATTCGCCGGAGGTATTCAGTTCCACCGAGACCGATTTCGCCATCGAGGTGTGTAACGCGGTGATCGAGGTCTTCCAGCCGACGCCCGCGCAGAAGCTGATCCTCAACCTGCCGGCCACCATCGAGGCGGCCACCCCGAATATCTATGCCGATCAGATCGAATACTTCGGTCGCCGTATTGCCAAGCGTGACAGCGTGCTGATCAGCCTGCACACCCACAACGACCGCGGCACCGGCGTGGCGGCCACCGAACTGGGCCTGATGGCCGGCGCCGATCGCGTCGAAGGCTGCCTGTTCGGCAATGGCGAGCGCACCGGCAACGTCGATCTGGTGACCGTGGCGCTGAACATGTACACCCAGGGTGTCGATCCGCAGCTGGATTTCTCCGACATCGACGCCGTGCGCAAGGTGGTCGAGGAATGCAACCAGTTGCCGGTGCACCCGCGCCATCCTTACGTCGGCGATCTGGTACACACCGCCTTCTCCGGCTCGCACCAGGATGCGATCCGCAAGGGCTTCGCCGTGCAGAAGGCCGACGAGCTGTGGGAAGTGCCTTACCTGCCGATCGACCCGGCGGACATCGGCCGCAGCTACGAAGCGGTGATCCGCGTCAACAGCCAGTCCGGCAAGGGCGGCATTACCTATCTGCTTGAGCAGGAATACGGCATCAGCCTGCCACGGCGCATGCAGATCGAGTTCAGCCAGGTGGTGCAGAAGGAAACCGACCGCCTCGGCCTGGAGATGAGCGCCGCGCAGATCTATGCACTGCTGGAAGCCGAATACTTGCAAGCCGTCACGCCCTACGCGCTCAAGGGTCATCGCCTGCAGGAAGAGAATGGCACCAGCGCGCTTGAAGTGGAGGTGATCAACGAAGGCGCAACCCTGAACCTGCGCGGCATCGGCAAGGGCCCGCTGGAAGCACTGGTCGCGGCACTGCCGGTCAAGCTGGAAATCATGGACTACCACGAGCACGCCATAGGTGCCGGCAGCAATGCCAAGGCCGCGGCCTATATCGAAGTGCGCCTGGATGGTGAGCGCCCGTTGCATGGCATAGGCATCGACGAGAACATCACCACGGCGAGCATCCGCGCCCTGTTCAGCGCATTGAACCGCGCGGTGCGTGAGGCCGAGGCGAAGGCAGCCTGA
- a CDS encoding DUF2946 domain-containing protein, whose translation MTRKRLSTSSIWLGLFAMLMIHVGPLYSAIQTAQTAAAPIGEHHQHAGHESSPAHGHHRQALGTEPAWLAALELCGYCELLTLNPPLTLALDLALPRHEPEHFLSLPDAPLIPALRRSSGYARAPPFFHS comes from the coding sequence GTGACACGCAAACGGCTTTCGACATCAAGTATCTGGCTTGGCCTGTTCGCCATGCTGATGATTCATGTCGGCCCGTTGTACTCGGCGATACAGACGGCGCAAACCGCCGCTGCGCCGATCGGCGAGCACCATCAGCATGCCGGCCATGAGTCCTCGCCGGCACACGGTCATCACCGGCAGGCATTGGGCACTGAACCCGCCTGGTTGGCGGCGCTGGAGCTCTGCGGTTATTGCGAACTGCTGACGCTCAACCCGCCGCTGACGCTTGCCCTCGATCTGGCCTTGCCTCGGCATGAGCCCGAGCATTTCCTCTCCCTGCCCGACGCGCCGCTGATCCCGGCGTTGCGTCGCAGCAGCGGCTACGCACGCGCTCCCCCGTTTTTCCACAGCTGA
- a CDS encoding TonB-dependent copper receptor: MTRNTRGRQARACLSNSFSIRSSRLRWQAVHAALLGVLANAALAAEQGDHAHHHSSVELAPMVITGVGQQSPLTVVTDPKIPRQPVPASDAGDYLQTIPGFSAVRGGGSNSDPVFRGMFGSRLKLLANGAEMLGACPSRMDSPSSYITPENYDSLTVIKGPQTVLWGAGNSAATILFEREPESFSELGGRIDASFLVGSDGRFDRTIDAATGSERGYIRLLANRSDSDDYQDGNGDRVHSRWDKWSTDLVLGWTPDEDTLLELTVGRGDGEARYAGRGMDGSQFERESIALRFERDNLGEVLQKIEARVYYNYADHVMDNYSLRTPSGMGMMANPMASNVDRRTLGGRFAATWQWGAYELVAGVDAQRNEHRKRNSSYDMMTGTLTEHDRFAWDQDADFHNYGLFGELTRELGDDRRVIGGARLDHAAAKDYRSTGPSAGDSRSDNLPSGFLRYEHDLQSLPATAYVGLGHTQRFPDYWELFSGGADAFANVQPEKTTQLDFGLQYSQGPLDAWASAYVGQVRDYILFSYQTNMMGMSTSSADNIDARIMGGELGASYRLNSNWKTDASLAYAWGKNSSDGEALPQMPPLEGRLGLTYEQGDWSAAGLWRVVAAQNRVAENKGNVTSKDFDESSGFGVFSLNGAYRLNQNFKLSTGIDNLFDKAYSEHLNQAGNAGIGLSADERINEPGRTWWARADMSF, translated from the coding sequence ATGACCCGTAATACTCGTGGCCGTCAGGCCCGTGCCTGCCTGTCCAATAGCTTTTCGATCCGATCATCCCGCCTACGTTGGCAGGCCGTCCATGCCGCTCTGCTGGGAGTGCTGGCCAATGCTGCGCTGGCGGCCGAGCAGGGCGATCACGCTCATCATCATAGCTCCGTCGAACTCGCGCCGATGGTCATCACAGGCGTCGGTCAGCAATCGCCTCTGACCGTGGTCACCGATCCGAAAATCCCGCGCCAGCCCGTTCCGGCCAGTGATGCCGGCGATTACCTACAGACCATCCCCGGCTTCTCCGCCGTGCGTGGCGGCGGCTCCAACAGCGATCCGGTGTTTCGCGGCATGTTCGGCTCGCGCCTGAAGCTGCTGGCCAATGGTGCCGAGATGCTCGGTGCCTGTCCGAGCCGGATGGACTCGCCCAGCTCCTACATCACCCCGGAGAACTACGATTCGCTGACTGTCATCAAGGGGCCGCAGACCGTGCTCTGGGGCGCTGGCAACTCGGCGGCGACGATTCTCTTCGAGCGCGAACCTGAAAGCTTCAGCGAGTTGGGCGGGCGCATCGATGCCAGCTTTCTAGTGGGCTCCGATGGTCGTTTCGATCGCACTATCGATGCCGCCACGGGCAGCGAGCGGGGCTATATCCGCCTACTGGCCAATCGTTCGGATTCGGACGATTACCAGGACGGTAATGGCGACCGGGTTCATTCGCGCTGGGACAAGTGGAGTACCGACCTGGTGCTTGGCTGGACGCCGGACGAAGACACGTTGCTGGAGCTGACGGTCGGTCGCGGCGACGGCGAAGCTCGCTACGCGGGGCGCGGTATGGATGGCAGCCAGTTCGAGCGCGAGAGCATCGCCCTGCGTTTCGAGCGGGACAACCTCGGCGAGGTGCTGCAGAAGATCGAGGCACGGGTCTACTATAACTACGCCGATCACGTGATGGACAACTACAGCCTGCGCACGCCTTCAGGCATGGGCATGATGGCCAATCCCATGGCCAGCAATGTCGACCGGCGCACCTTGGGCGGGCGGTTTGCCGCAACCTGGCAGTGGGGCGCCTACGAGCTGGTGGCCGGTGTCGATGCGCAGCGCAACGAGCACCGCAAGCGCAACTCCAGCTACGACATGATGACCGGCACGCTGACCGAGCATGACCGCTTCGCCTGGGACCAGGATGCCGATTTCCACAACTACGGCTTGTTCGGTGAACTCACCCGTGAGCTGGGTGACGACCGCCGGGTGATCGGCGGCGCACGCCTGGATCATGCCGCCGCCAAGGATTACCGCAGCACAGGCCCGTCGGCAGGCGACAGCCGTAGTGACAACCTGCCGAGCGGCTTCCTGCGTTACGAGCATGATCTGCAATCGCTTCCCGCAACGGCCTATGTGGGCCTTGGTCATACCCAGCGCTTCCCTGATTACTGGGAACTGTTCTCGGGCGGTGCCGATGCCTTCGCCAATGTGCAGCCCGAAAAGACCACCCAGCTGGATTTCGGTCTGCAGTACAGCCAGGGCCCGCTCGATGCTTGGGCGTCGGCCTATGTCGGCCAGGTTCGCGACTACATCCTGTTCAGCTACCAGACCAACATGATGGGCATGTCCACATCGAGCGCCGACAACATCGACGCGCGCATCATGGGCGGCGAACTGGGCGCCAGCTATCGCCTGAATTCCAATTGGAAAACCGATGCCAGCCTGGCCTACGCCTGGGGCAAGAACAGCTCCGATGGCGAGGCGTTACCACAGATGCCGCCACTGGAGGGGCGGCTGGGCCTGACCTACGAGCAGGGCGACTGGAGCGCGGCCGGTCTCTGGCGTGTGGTGGCGGCGCAGAATCGCGTGGCCGAGAACAAGGGTAACGTGACCAGCAAGGACTTCGACGAAAGCTCGGGCTTCGGCGTGTTCTCGCTCAACGGCGCCTATCGCCTGAACCAGAACTTCAAGCTCAGCACCGGTATCGACAACCTGTTCGACAAGGCCTACAGCGAGCACCTCAACCAGGCTGGCAATGCCGGTATCGGCCTGTCGGCGGATGAGCGCATCAACGAGCCGGGCCGCACCTGGTGGGCGCGGGCCGATATGAGCTTCTGA
- a CDS encoding mechanosensitive ion channel family protein translates to MTDEFAGWLDWLRAHPELQTLVACAALIFAAWLSNWIVKRILVRGLYGLLRHARDAELQDFGIIKRLSNIVPALVLSIGVSAVPGLPEAAVTVVQNVCGGFIVLTIALALGAVMDIINLLYQRRSDAHLHPIKGYLQVVKIVLYAIATILIIATLIDRSPLILLSGLGAMAAVLMLIFQDTLLSLVASVQITSNDLIRVGDWIEMPQLNADGDVIDIALHTVKVQNWDKTITSIPTKRFISDSFKNWRGMQESGGRRIKRSLFLDQQSVHFLSEEECKHLHRFSLLEDYLGEKQRDIDAWNARLAERGQEPVNTRRITNIGTFRAYVERYVRSHPGIHQNMTFIVRQMAPTADGLPLEIYCFTNTVSWVPYEAIQSDIFDHLLSILPEFGLRVFQHPSGADMMGWSESLTQGGAPALPQPERHSAEAAG, encoded by the coding sequence ATGACTGACGAGTTTGCCGGCTGGCTGGACTGGCTCAGAGCCCACCCCGAACTGCAAACGCTGGTCGCCTGCGCCGCGCTGATCTTTGCCGCCTGGCTGTCCAACTGGATCGTCAAGCGGATCCTGGTGCGTGGGCTCTATGGCCTGCTGCGCCATGCGCGCGATGCCGAATTGCAGGATTTCGGCATCATCAAACGGCTGTCCAATATCGTCCCGGCACTGGTGCTGTCGATCGGCGTGAGCGCCGTTCCAGGCCTGCCGGAAGCCGCCGTGACCGTGGTGCAAAACGTCTGTGGCGGTTTTATCGTGCTGACCATCGCCCTCGCCCTGGGCGCGGTGATGGACATCATCAACCTGCTCTACCAGCGCCGCTCCGACGCCCATCTGCACCCGATCAAGGGCTACCTGCAGGTCGTCAAGATCGTGCTCTACGCCATCGCCACCATCCTGATCATCGCCACCCTGATCGACCGCTCGCCGCTGATCCTGCTTTCCGGTCTCGGTGCCATGGCTGCGGTGCTGATGTTGATCTTCCAGGACACCTTGCTGTCGCTGGTGGCCAGCGTGCAGATCACCTCCAACGACCTGATCCGCGTCGGCGACTGGATCGAAATGCCGCAGCTGAACGCCGATGGCGACGTGATCGACATTGCCCTGCACACGGTCAAGGTGCAGAACTGGGACAAGACCATCACCAGCATTCCGACCAAGCGCTTCATTTCCGATTCGTTCAAGAACTGGCGAGGCATGCAGGAGAGTGGTGGCCGCCGGATCAAGCGCAGCCTCTTTCTTGACCAGCAAAGCGTGCACTTTCTCAGTGAGGAGGAATGCAAACACCTGCATCGTTTCAGCTTGCTCGAAGACTATCTGGGCGAGAAGCAGCGCGATATCGACGCCTGGAACGCCAGGCTGGCCGAGCGTGGGCAAGAGCCGGTGAATACCCGGCGCATCACCAATATCGGCACCTTCCGCGCTTACGTCGAACGTTATGTACGCAGCCACCCGGGCATTCATCAGAACATGACATTCATCGTGCGTCAGATGGCGCCCACAGCCGACGGGCTACCGCTAGAGATCTACTGCTTCACCAACACCGTGAGCTGGGTGCCGTACGAGGCGATTCAGTCGGATATTTTCGATCACCTGCTATCGATCCTGCCGGAGTTCGGCCTGCGGGTGTTCCAGCACCCGAGCGGGGCGGACATGATGGGTTGGAGCGAGTCGCTGACGCAGGGTGGCGCACCGGCGCTGCCGCAGCCAGAAAGGCATTCGGCTGAAGCGGCCGGCTAG
- a CDS encoding hydrolase, which translates to MRIKATESTLLIIDIQERLLPAILDSAAMIENTAWLQQIARRVEVPVLITEQYSKGLGPTAAVLREGVEAESILEKMEFSSAADGELFKRPGGDRKQFVVCGCETHVCVMQTVLDLLEHGCQVFVVEEAVSSRRASDKELALQRMRQAGAQIVSREMVAFEWMERAGTDLFKSISREFIR; encoded by the coding sequence ATGCGTATCAAAGCCACGGAATCCACCCTGCTGATCATCGACATCCAAGAGCGCCTGCTGCCGGCCATCCTGGACAGCGCCGCCATGATCGAGAACACCGCCTGGCTGCAGCAGATCGCCCGACGTGTCGAGGTGCCGGTGCTGATCACCGAGCAGTACAGCAAGGGGTTGGGGCCGACCGCAGCCGTACTTCGCGAAGGCGTGGAGGCCGAGTCCATCCTGGAAAAGATGGAGTTCTCCTCCGCCGCAGACGGCGAACTGTTCAAGCGTCCCGGCGGGGATCGCAAGCAGTTCGTGGTCTGCGGCTGTGAGACCCATGTCTGCGTCATGCAGACCGTGCTCGACCTGTTGGAGCACGGCTGCCAGGTGTTCGTGGTCGAGGAAGCGGTCAGCTCGCGCCGCGCCTCCGACAAGGAGCTGGCGTTGCAGCGCATGCGTCAGGCCGGCGCGCAGATTGTCTCGCGCGAGATGGTTGCCTTCGAATGGATGGAGCGCGCCGGCACCGACCTGTTCAAGTCCATCAGCCGTGAATTCATTCGCTGA
- a CDS encoding peptidoglycan DD-metalloendopeptidase family protein, producing MPRVIVFLLMLVLTLPAHAEGFITRLLNKPVPGGVAVVELGDGVATPQVRYQGKPALVIREDGQRWIAILGIPLTIKPGAQQVDVNGSPRSFQVEHREYRAQHITLKNQRQVNPNPEDLKRIERELAEQTEAYRQFNPNQPSNLLFDKPVDGPLSSPFGLRRFFNGEERNPHSGLDFAAKAGTPIKAPAAGKVILTGDYFFNGKTVFVDHGQGLISMFCHLSEIGVKVGDPLGRGEILGKVGATGRATGPHLHWNVSLNDTRVDPSIFIGAFKL from the coding sequence ATGCCACGCGTCATCGTTTTCCTGCTTATGCTCGTGCTCACTCTTCCCGCCCACGCCGAGGGCTTCATCACCCGTCTGTTGAACAAGCCGGTGCCAGGCGGTGTGGCAGTGGTCGAACTGGGCGACGGCGTCGCCACGCCGCAGGTGCGCTACCAGGGCAAGCCGGCATTGGTGATCAGGGAGGACGGCCAGCGCTGGATTGCCATTCTCGGCATCCCGCTCACGATCAAACCCGGAGCGCAGCAGGTGGACGTCAATGGCAGCCCACGCAGCTTTCAGGTCGAGCACCGCGAATACCGCGCCCAGCACATCACATTGAAGAACCAGCGCCAGGTCAATCCGAACCCCGAGGACCTCAAACGCATCGAGCGGGAATTGGCCGAGCAGACCGAGGCCTATCGTCAGTTCAACCCCAACCAGCCCAGCAACCTGTTGTTCGACAAGCCCGTCGACGGCCCGCTTTCCTCGCCTTTCGGTCTGCGTCGTTTCTTCAATGGAGAAGAACGCAACCCGCATTCAGGTCTGGATTTCGCCGCCAAAGCCGGCACACCGATCAAGGCACCGGCGGCCGGAAAAGTCATCCTCACTGGTGACTATTTCTTCAATGGCAAGACGGTCTTCGTCGACCATGGCCAGGGGCTGATCAGCATGTTCTGCCACCTGTCCGAGATCGGGGTGAAGGTCGGCGACCCGCTCGGTCGCGGCGAAATACTGGGCAAGGTCGGCGCCACCGGCCGCGCCACCGGGCCGCACCTACACTGGAACGTCAGCCTTAACGACACACGTGTCGATCCGTCGATATTCATTGGCGCGTTCAAACTCTGA
- a CDS encoding TerC family protein, giving the protein MEWIADPTAWLGLLTLIVLEIVLGIDNLVFIAILADKLPPEQRDRARVIGLSLALVMRLGLLASIAWLVTLTEPLVELFGKSFSGRDLIMLGGGLFLLFKATMELHERLEGRMHQHTGSKAYARFWPVVAQIIVLDAVFSLDAVITAVGMVEHLQVMMIAVVISMTLMLLASKPLTAFVNARPTVIMLCLGFLMMIGFSLTAEGLGYHIPKGYLYAAIGFSIAIEFFNQLARSRRKRSLQGARPLRERTAHAVLRMLGGKLEADEVDDEIADMVDRSGQAETGSLFNRRERVMISSVLNLAEQSIRTVMTDRMEVDRINLDGEPATIQTALLNSPHSRLVVARGDSPDEPLGYVHKKELLKTLLNGEAPEIEPLVRAPINLPDSCTVLSALEQMRHASTHIAFVVNEFGGFEGLLTLTDILEAIAGELPDASEVEGPDIEPVEGGYRINGAVNLAVLRERLGFRAVATDDYQTLSGLVMSLLDRLPVIGDQVEHADWRLHVTEVKDRRVTGLLLKRIEEQGAAR; this is encoded by the coding sequence ATGGAATGGATCGCTGATCCTACGGCCTGGCTGGGCCTTCTCACGCTTATCGTCCTGGAAATCGTCCTGGGCATCGACAACCTGGTCTTCATCGCCATCCTCGCGGACAAGTTGCCGCCCGAGCAGCGCGACCGTGCGCGCGTCATCGGCTTGAGCCTGGCGCTGGTGATGCGCCTGGGCCTGCTGGCAAGCATCGCCTGGCTGGTGACGCTCACCGAGCCGTTGGTCGAACTCTTCGGCAAAAGTTTCTCCGGGCGCGACCTGATCATGCTCGGCGGTGGCCTGTTCCTGTTGTTCAAGGCGACTATGGAACTGCACGAGCGGCTGGAAGGCCGTATGCACCAGCACACTGGCAGCAAGGCCTACGCCCGCTTCTGGCCGGTGGTAGCGCAGATCATCGTGCTCGACGCGGTGTTCTCCCTCGATGCGGTGATCACCGCTGTGGGCATGGTCGAGCATCTGCAGGTGATGATGATCGCCGTGGTCATCTCCATGACGCTGATGCTGCTGGCGAGCAAGCCGCTGACCGCCTTCGTCAATGCGCGGCCGACGGTGATCATGCTCTGCTTGGGCTTTTTGATGATGATCGGCTTCAGCCTCACTGCCGAAGGCCTGGGCTATCACATTCCGAAGGGCTACCTGTACGCGGCCATCGGCTTCTCCATCGCCATCGAGTTCTTCAACCAGCTGGCCCGTTCGCGTCGCAAGCGCAGCCTGCAGGGCGCCCGCCCGCTACGCGAACGCACCGCCCACGCCGTGCTGCGTATGCTCGGCGGCAAACTGGAAGCCGACGAAGTGGATGACGAGATCGCCGACATGGTGGATCGGAGCGGCCAGGCGGAGACGGGTTCGCTGTTCAACCGACGCGAGCGGGTGATGATCAGCAGCGTGCTCAATCTTGCCGAGCAGTCCATTCGCACAGTGATGACCGATCGCATGGAGGTGGACCGCATCAACCTCGACGGCGAGCCCGCGACTATCCAGACGGCGCTGCTCAACTCGCCGCACTCGCGTCTTGTGGTGGCCCGTGGCGATTCGCCGGACGAGCCGCTGGGCTATGTGCACAAGAAGGAGCTGCTCAAGACGCTGCTCAATGGCGAGGCGCCAGAGATCGAGCCGCTGGTGCGTGCGCCCATCAACCTGCCAGACAGCTGTACGGTGCTTAGCGCCCTGGAACAAATGCGCCATGCCTCGACCCACATCGCCTTCGTGGTCAACGAATTCGGCGGCTTCGAAGGCCTGCTGACCTTGACCGATATTCTCGAAGCGATCGCCGGCGAGCTGCCGGATGCCAGCGAGGTGGAGGGACCGGATATCGAGCCGGTGGAGGGTGGCTACCGCATCAACGGCGCGGTCAATCTCGCCGTGCTGCGCGAGCGCCTCGGCTTTCGTGCGGTGGCGACCGACGACTACCAGACCCTGTCCGGGCTGGTGATGAGCCTGCTTGATCGCCTACCGGTGATCGGCGACCAGGTGGAGCACGCCGACTGGCGATTGCACGTCACCGAGGTCAAGGACCGGCGCGTCACGGGGCTATTGCTCAAGCGGATCGAGGAGCAAGGCGCGGCGAGGTAA